The sequence ATTGGATGGCGTGACCTATCAAACCCTGCCCAATCCGGCTGATCCAAACTACTCGTTATTTAACTCGGACGCTTTTACCAACAACCTCGTGTATAAAACCAACAACACCGGTTATACAAGGTTCACCGTTGCTCCGTCGGGCGTGAAGGTGGATTATGTGCGAACCATCCTGCCGACAAACCAGTTGCCAAACGGGTTGACGAACGGGGCTCCGTCAGGCGTGACCAACGGCACAATTGATTATAGCTATACGATTTATCCGTTACTCGTCTCCGGAACAACCAATATCCCATCCGCACCTGTGGCGACCAACACCGTCTGGGTGACTTCGGCAGTCATCGGCGGTACCAATATTTCGCAAGTGACCCTGACTTACATCATCGGCACTAACACCAACACGGTTACCATGCTGGATGATGGACTGCATCAGGACAGCGCAGCAGGCGATGGCATTTATGGCGGCCAGATTCCGGCGTTTCCTGTAGGGACGACGGTGCGCTACTTCGTTCGCGCGCGTGATGCCGCAACCCGCCAAATCACGGATCCCTCGGGCGCTCCCATAAATACCAACTTGTTCACCTACACCGTCAGTTCCGCGTCCACTGTTTCATGGAGCATGTTGAAGCTGCCGGATACCGGCCAGACTAATTCTTTCACCGCCACCTTTGGTGAGGATTCCGATTACACCATCAATCCACCCTCATTCACGGACAATGGCGATGGAACGGTGAAAGACAATGTCACCGGTTTGACTTGGCAGAAGGCGGATGGCGGGGAGATGACTTGGTCGAATGCATTTGTTTACGCCCAGACGAACCGGGTGGGCAGCCAGAGTGACTGGCGGTTGCCGACCAGCCATGAGGCCTTTAGCATTCTGAATCAGGGCAAGGTGAATCCGTCTCTCGACACGAACTACTTCACCCCGTCTACCGCACAATACTGGTGGACAAGGGATCCGCTGGTTGGCGATCCGACCCACGTCTGGGCCATCAATGCCGGCGGCGGTATCGGCGCGCATTGGCAGACTGAAACTCTCAGCGCCGGCGGAACCAACCGCTATCATGTGCGTTGTGTGCGTGGGGCAACTGCGCCAACGAGCCAGCCGATCCACCACTTCACCAACAATGCCAACGGCACGGTGACGGATTTGGATACCGGACTTACCTGGCAACAGGCGGAAGTTACCCCATCCATGAATTGGGAATCAGCCCTGCAATATGCGGAAGGTCTCTCGCTAGGCAGCTATAGCGACTGGCGCCTGCCCAGCATCAAGGAACTTCAATCCATTAATGACGAAACGCTTTCCAACCCATCCTTAAGCACGAATTATTTCCCCGGCGCGCAGGCGGCACGTTATTGGTCCTCGACAACGGTGATCAACCTGACCAACCGCGCCTGGTGGGTGGATTTCCAGCAGGGCTTGGTCAGCTATGACGACAAAACCACCAACTTGTACGTCCGCTGTGTCCGCGGCGGCACCACCAACGCAACCTCGACCACCAACAGCTTCACCCCGCTGTTCGCCCGCATCCCGGCCGGACAGTACGTGATGGGTGATCACTTTGGCTTCATCGATCCAGCGCATCCCAGCGACGAGGTTCCCCTCCACAATGTCTATGTGGACGCCTTTTACATGGGCGTCACCCATGTCACCTGCCTGGAATATGTCCAATTCTTGAATTCTGCCTTGGCCCAAGGACTGATCGAGGTGCGCTCCAACTACGTTTATGGCGTCGGCGGGACCAATATTTATTGCGATACTTACGGTTCAGAAACCAACAGCCGGGTCCAATGGTCTGGAAGTGCCTTTACTATTCGCGACAACCGTGACCTGCACCCCATCACCGGCATGCGCTGGTTTGGCGCCATCGCTTACTGCAACTGGGCCAGCGCGCGCGACGGCTATGCTGCCTGCTATGACCTGGCCACCGGTGCATGTGATTTGGCCAAGAACGGCTACCGTCTGCCCACCGAGGCCGAATGGGAGTATGCCGCACGCGGTGGACTCTACAGCCCCTACGGCATGTTCCCATGGGGCAGCGAAACCAACGCGGATGGAACCATTGCCAATTGGGCTGGCTCCGGTGATCCGTTTGAAAGCGGCCCTACCCCTTGTACTACGCCGGTCGGGTTTTACAATGGGTCGCTCCAATACAAGACCAATTACAACTGGCCGGGAACTAACAACACGTATCAGACCAGGAACAACACCAATGGGTTCGGGCTGGCTGACATGTCCGGCAACGTCTGGCAACTGATCAACGATTGGTATACCAGCGATTACTACACCAACTGCATCATCAACAACATCGTCACCAATCCGCCCGGACCGGTCACCGGTTCCACCATGCCCGATGGCCAGCCCTATCGTGGTATACGCGGTGGCAACTGGTACAACGGTCAGGACCAGTATGGCCATGGGCGCGTATCCAACCGTAATCCGTCGTACTATCGCGGCCCGGGGGATCCCAATGGGCCGTGGTATCACGTAGGCTTCCGCGTGATGCGCCGGGGGTACCTGAGCGTGATCGCCAGCGGTGCCACCCTGACTTCGCTAACTAATGGCCTGCACTTCACTGAGGGTCCCGCCGCAGATGCTGCCGGCAACATCTTCTTCTCGGATGTCACCTCCAACCTGATCTATCGCTGGTCGCTGGCAGGACAGCTTTCCATGTTCCGCACCAACTCGGGTGGGGCCAACGGCTTGAAGTTTGATCGCAGCGGTAACCTGTTGGTGTGCGAAGGCGGCAATGGACGGCTGACCTCGATTACCATGCAGTCGAATGTCACCGTATTGGCCAGCACTTATGGTGGTCAGCGATTCAATGAACCGAACGACCTGTGGGTGGATCCGGCCGGCGGAGTCTATTTCTCCGACCCTGTCTATTTTGGCCATCCGGTCCTGCAAGGCGGCGAATATGTCTATTATCTTTCGCCGGACCGGAGTATCGTGACGCGCGTGATCACGGACATGGTGCGCCCCAATGGATTGGTGGGCACACCGGATGGTAAAACCCTCTATGTTGCCGATTGGGGTGCCACCAACGTCTTCCGTTACACCATAAATACCAATGGCACACTCACGAACAAAACGCTGTTTGCCCGGGTCAAGTGCGACGGCATGACCCTGGATAGTGAGGGTAACCTGTATTTGACCGAAACTGCGGTGCTGGTGTACGACTCGACCGGCCAGCAAAACGAGCAGATCAGCGTTCCCGAACGACCCACAAACCTGGCCTTCGGCGGTAGTGATCGGAAAACCCTGTTCATCACCACGGATGCGGGGTCGCTCTACTCCCTCTCGATGCGGGTTCAGGGCGTACTCAGCGGCACCGTGACCACCAACCTTCCGCCGGTGATCACCAGCGTGACCAACACTCCCATCGTGCCCACCGCCAGCGATCCCGTTTGGATTACCGCCAATGTCACCGATGACGTGAGTGTGGCCACTGTCACTCTCACGTACACCACCGGCACCGGCGGCGGGGCCAGCCAGACCAACGCCGTTTTCACCGAAACCATGGGCACCAACACCGTCAAGCCGTGGACGGGCGCTGGCGCTAGCTACGCCTGGACGGTAACCGGTAATTACTTTGAGCAACGGAGCGGAGCCAACTACGGCACGGGCAACACAAATGGTATGGAATTCAAGCAGGGCACCACCAACCTGACCGACAGCATGATCGCCACGACGAATAGTATCGATGCGCGGGGAACCTCCGGATTTGTGGAGTTTTGGATGCAGACGTTGACGATCAGCAATCAATACACCAATGCCGGCTGGACCTTCCAGTTGGATGCTGGCACCGGCTATGTCACCCGGCTCAGCGAACTGACCAGCGCCAATCACGGGTGGCAGTTGTACCACTATGACCTGCAGGTGGCCGAATTGGTCAACAGCTTGAAAATGCGGTTTCAGTTCCGTAGCGGTGAAACAAACAGCCGCATGGATCTGGATCAAATCTCCGTGAAGGTTGTCACCAGCGGGAGCAGTTATACCAATGTCACCATGCTGGATGATGGATTGCACCAGGACGGCGTGTCAGGTGACCATGTCTATGGTGGCCAAGTCCCGGCCCTGGCGGCAGGCACCACAATACGGTATTATGTCACGGCCACTGACAGTGGTAGTCTCATGGTCACCAATCCGTCTGGCGCACCTGGAGTGTCGCTGTCTTATACCGTCCAATCTGGTCCATCCAATCCACCGCCGGTCATCGCCAACACGGCCATCTCACCGGCAACGCCGTATGCTACGAACTTTGTTTGGGTCACTGCCCAAGTCACCGATAATGTCAGCGTGGCCCAAGTGGTATTAACTTATAACACCGGCAGTGGGCTCACCAATGTGACCATGTTGGACGATGGTGCTCATCAGGACGGCGTGGCTGGAGATGGCATTTATGGCGGCCAGATTCCCGTATTCCCTGCTGGCACTGCTGTCACCTACTACCTTTCCGCCACTGATAACTTGGGCGCTACCGCTACCGATCCATCGGGTGCGCCAGGAACCACCCGATCTTACATTGTGCTAAGCGGTTCAACCACACAAACCATGGGGCTGTTCCTCAACACCACAAACGCCTGGCCGGGCTACACCTTGATGGCCCCGATGCACCATACCAACACCTATCTCATCAACAACGCTGGCGAGGTGGTTCATACTTGGAAAAGCGCCTACGAGCCGGGCCGCGCCGCTTACCTGATGACCAACGGCCACATGTTCCGCGCCGGCATGGTGATGAGCGGCGGTCCCTCCACGGGCGGTGGTGAAGGCGGGCGCGTCGAGGAGTTCGACTGGGACGGCAACCTGGTGTGGGCGATTGATTATTACAGCTCAACCTATATCCATCACCATGACTTCAAGGTCCTGCCCAACGGCAACGTCCTCCTGCTCGTGGCGGAAAAGAAAACGCTGGCGGAGGTCATTGCGGCCGGATTCAATACCAACCTGCTGGATGCCAGCATCTTCACTCAGGGCTACATGCTGCCGGATTGCCTCGTCGAAGTGACGCCAACGCGCCCGTATGGCGGTACAGTCGTGTGGGAATGGCACCTGTGGGATCACATGATTCAGGATTACGACACCAACAAGAATAACTATGGCGTGGTATTCGATCATCCCGAGTTGATTGACGTCAACGGGCCCGGCATCAAGATTCCGCAGTTCTGGAACCATGTGAACGGCATTGATTACAATGTTCAATTGGATCAGGTGATGCTCAGCATCCGCGGCAACAGCGAGGTGTTTATCGTGGATCACCAGCTAACCACGGCTCAAGCTGCCAGCCATGCCGGTGGGCGCTACAGCAAAGGCGGCGACATCCTGTACCGCTGGGGCGATCCTGAGCAATACAACCGTGGCACCAGCGCCAACCGTATCCTTTACCAGCAACATCACACCCACTGGATTGACACGAATTGTCCGGGAGCAGGAAACATCCTGATCTTCAATAACGGCATTGGCCGTGGTTATTCCACCGTCAACGAAATCGTACCGCCGGTGGATGCCGCCGGCAATTACACCCTGCTGGCTGGGCAGCCATTCGGCCCCAGTACTAATTATTGGGTTTACATGGCCACCCCTCCGACCAACTTCTACTCAACAGAAATCTCTGGTGCCCAGCGGCTGCCCAACGGCAACACGCTGATCTGCGAAGGCATCAAAGGTAATTTGTTCGAAGTCACCCCGGCTGGCCAGATGGTGTGGCGGTACCTCTGCCCAGTGAGCAGCGTGCCGATGGCACAGGGCGACACCATCCCGGTTGACCCAGCGCGCCCGGACCAGTTGATGACCGCCGTCTTTCGGGTTGATCGCTATGGGACGAACTATGCCGGATTAGTCGGCCGGGACCTGACGCCGCAAGGCGCCATCGAGCGGCTGGTGTTGCCATCCCTTACGATTCAACCACAAAGTCAGACGGTGGGCTTGGGCAGCAACACGACCCTCACTGTGACAGCTTCGGGCAGTGCCCTGTTGAGCTATCAATGGTACAAAACGGGCATCGCCATCACCAACGCCACCAACGCCGTGCTCGGCCTTGGGCCCCTGACCTTGAATGACGCAGGCAGTTATTACTGCCTCGTGACCAATCAATATGGCAGTGCCACCAGTAGTAATGCTGTGCTCACTGTGACGAACACCACGCCATCCCGTATCATTGCACTGGGCGGAAATCTGGCCTTTGGCAACGTGCTGGTGGGATCGAATGCCCAGCGCACCCTCTGGATTACCAACAGCGGTAGTGCAGTGCTCAACGTTAGTAATGTAAGTTGTCCGTCGGGATTCAGCGGGGCGTGGTCCGGAACCCTTGCTGCAAGTGCGTGGACCAATGTTACGATAACCTTCAACCCAACGGGAGCCAGCAATTACAGCGGGAACCTGGTGGTCACTTCAGATGCCACCAACAATAATAATGCGCTAGCCATCTCCGGAACCGGCGCAATGGCACTAACAATTACGCTGCAGCCGTTCAGCCAGACCAATTTGGTGGGGACCATGGCCAGCTTCAGCGTGACAGCGACCGGCACGTTACCCCTCAATTATCAATGGTATAAGTCCGTGATCAGTAATCAATGGACCGTGATCAGTGATGCGACTAACGCCACCCTCAATCTGGGACCGTTGGTCTTGGGAGACGCGGGTAGTTATTCGTGCCTCGCATCCAATCTCTACGGCAGCACAAATAGCAGCAATGTGGTGCTGACCGTCTTCCAGCCGTTGAGCGTTGCGGTCCAAGGCAGCGGCAGCGTGACCTACTCACCTACCAACTACAATTACGGAAGCACCGTAATACTGACTGCAACCCCGGCTAACTGGTATCAGTTCGTGCGGTGGACGGACGGCTCAAGTGCCAACCCGCGTGCCATTGTGATTCGTGCCACCAATAATTACACCGCCCTCTTCACGAACAGCGTTCCGCTGGAACAACGGGTGATCAACAATGTCACCAACTGGGTTCCTGTCGGCATGCCGCTGGCGGTCATTGCTGGTCAAGTTGTGCTCGGGCCGACCAATCTCTCCATCCCTGCCACCGGCGCGGTGCAGGTGGCTTGGTCCAGCAGTTGGTCCAATGCCAGCATCTACTACACCCTCGACGGCTCCGACCCGGAGGCATATGGTGCGGATTATTATGGTCCGTTCACCATTTCGAACGCGACAACCCTCCGGGCGATCGCGTATAACTGGAGCACCTATGTACTTTCAATGGCTGCCGAGCCGATTCAGATCGTGTTCACCCCGGTCTGTTACGCGAAGGTGGAGACGACGGGCGGAGGAACGCTTCAGCTTGAAGCGGGCACCAACCTGTACACCGGACTTACCCTCAACCAGTTTTTTGCCACCGGATCATTGGTCACGGTCACCGCTACCCCGGCCAGCGGTTGGACCTTCCTATACTGGACGGGCAACCTGTCGGGCACCAACCCGGTTCGCCAATTGACGCTCACCTCCAATTTCTCAGCGACGGCAGTTTTTGGCACCCGTTTGACCACGCTGGTGGTTTCAACCAACGGAACAATTCAGGTTGACCCCGTGCAGCCGATTTATCCGTTTGGCACAGTCACTCATCTGATGGGCGTGCCTAACGCCGGCCAATTCTTCAACTATTGGAGTAATTCCCCGTGGGGCGCGATCTCCAATAATTCGGTACGGTACGTCGTTACCAATGCAATGCCGTCCTTCACGGCGGTCTTTGGGACCGCCCCACCGAGATTCTACACGTTAACCACCCTGGTAAGCGGCGATGGTGAGGTGAGTCAAACTCCATCGGCACTACTGTACGCCAATGGGCAGAGCGTTTCCTTGGTGGCTACCCCGAACACCAACCAGGCGTTTGTCGCCTGGAGTGGCAACACCAATGGCGCCATAATCCTTGGCAATACCCTGACTGTCACGATGAACCCCAGCCGGGTGATCACGGCCAATTTCTGCTCACCCCTGTTCCCCCAAATAACCCGCCAACCGCAAAGTTCGACGAATCTGGTCGGCACGACCGTCAGCCTGAGCCTGGGCGTATCCGGCATGAATCCGTTGGCGTATCAGTGGCTGTTTAATGGCACCAACCTGACCGGGGCCACCAATGCAACACTGACGATAACCAATCTTGGGCTGAATCACACTGGTAGTTATCAGGCACGGGCCACGAATGCTTATGGCGAAGTTATTAGTCTGCCGACGTCCCTGGTGGTTAATAATCTGGCGGTCGTATCCGTTACCAATGTCCTTCCCAGTCAGGGCCAGTTCGGTTTCCAATTCGCTCCCGAGACGCATCGGGCCTACTGGCTGGAATACAAGACCAACCTGGGCCAGCCCAATTGGATCGTCCTGCCCGGCATCACCAACGCCACCGGAACCCAGGTGCTGCTGGACCGCGCTGCCACCAACAAAGCCCGCTTCTATCGGCTAGGCTCGGCGCTGGTGCCATAAATGAGGCGTGCAAACGTCCTTGGAACAATACTGGCCTTGAACTGCCTTCCAGATGGATCAAGTTGACTGAAGCCAGGGGGACTTTGAGTTCGCGTTTTGAGATGACCTGAGATTATCATGAAAATTTCACAACCAGAGGCGGATACGTGTTGCTCACGTTTTCCAGAAGTATTCTCCATTTGACAAATGTGAACCGCCCGTTACTTTTCGACAAATAGAATGGCACAAGATTCTGCAAACAAATTGCGTCATGCATTGCTGTCAAAATACACGCATGATCATTTTGTATTTGGTTGTGCTTTGTGTGATGCACGCGGCTCCGCAAGCCTTCTGGCAAATGAATCTTTTCCATCATGAATGAACCAATATCTGCTATGACTACTCAACTCAAAAAACTCCTTGTTTCATTATCGTTGGCCCGGCTGGGGTTGACCATCCTTCTCAGCTTGGTCATCTCCAACGGTCTGTTGGCGCAATCCACCAACTGGGTGGGTGGCACGAACCTGCTGAATACCGCCTATGGCTTATCGTCGGACAGCGACGTGGTGGATGGTGCCACCCTGATTGTCACCAACGGCGGCAGCCTGACCGCTGGGCTGGTGAATGTGGGGCCCACGAATCGTGCCACGCTCACCCTGCTGACCAACGCCGCTATCACCGTGCAACAGTTGCTGGCCACGAATGTGATCATCGGCGGGGTGACGAATTCCATTTTGAACTTTGGGGCCTCGGGAACCGGCTCGGGAACACTGATCACTTCCAATGGCACCGGCAGCAGTTATGCGTTCAAATTATTGCTGGCGTCCAATGCGTGGACATTCAATGGGAATTGGGCCATGAACGGCGGCACCAATCTTTTCAGCAATGCGGCAACCAATGGCGGTGCTTCGCAGAATAATTCAACTCCGATTTACGTGGGCAACGGCTTCAATAACGCCCAAGTTAGTGTAAACACCAACGCCGTCTTGTGGCTGGCTGTCCCCACCAACAGCATGGCAACAAATATTCCAAGTTTGATCATCGGCTACGGAAATGCGACCAATAACGTGGTCACCATCAACAACGGAACCGTTATAATTACCAATAACATTCCTTTCTCAGCTCCCACCCTCAAACCCGGACAAAACATCCCGATTACACTTGGCAGTTCTGTCGGCTCCTTTGGCAACCAATTGTTAGTCACCAACGGGGCACGGGTATTCCTGGCCTGCCGGAGGGACGCCGGTGTTCAAGGACTCTACGTAGGCTCCGCCGGCAGTGGCAACAGCGTCATCGTGGCCGGCACGAATGCTGCGGGACAAAAAGCCATGATTAATAT is a genomic window of Verrucomicrobiota bacterium containing:
- a CDS encoding DUF1566 domain-containing protein produces the protein MNTSSRALITAVWLVLSSVSLPAYERLQGPTEVLYWDQTKTYAGYTLFGVRSNTYLINMDGRVVHTWPTGINPRLLTNGNILDASGGDLNGFTSLKELDWNGNTVWQYTETRTNYLLHHDFLRIYNARLGTNTTLCIAAKSVTSNQCVAAGCNPASSPYTNAQVDAIVEVDMSGTVVWEWCFFDHGIQDFDASKSNYVGTGKSISNYLGRLNLNLPGRPITNDWLHCNSIDYNTNLDQIVINAAGGEFYVIDHGNTFLSNNPAGSVALAASTNGDFIYRFGDPARYSQGSAPSIQQNWTTSTTGNKQIGGSSHAQWIPTGLPGAGQFLVYNNGGDLFETTPQSYIFQINGYLNATTNDTGAYVNPPAAGYNNWAAPGHDTDKRTKSLSRQVTWMYYSMANQGMFSHLDSSVQRLPNGNTLVCDSTEGHIFEVTSTGEAVWEYINPISTEGLLTYKRDNWPMYNALFRASRYATNHSAFTGRTLTPQATITGNTPSYISAPTISGTAQNPLLPAATNGVWVTANVTNSRAVASVTLTYIVAASPVTLTMLDDGAHQDGAAGDGRYGVMIPALPGGTVVSYYISSQDDFGNTSTDPTNAPTSTYSYAVQGGVTNLPPVITVVTNTPTAPTASDPVWVTANVTDDVSVASVILTYSTDSGTNILQTNTVFTETMGTNAVKPWTGSGCLNAWTVTGSNYFEQRSGANYGSGNTNGLEFKQGTTNLSDSMFATASGIDTRGYSGFVEFYLQSLTLTNQYTNAGWTFQLDAGSGYVTRLGELTSTNHGWTKYHYDLQLGELVSSLKMRFQFQSGATNNRIDLDQISVKVATSSSSSSTNVTLLDDGVHQDGVAGDGTYGGQIPALPVGTTVSYYLIATDSGGRTATNPVGAPNSTLSYTVITNTPSSSFYNVLLGRPTDHSVAISILSFTNLEVYIGYGTQSGVYTNQTATNSMAAGTPMVISLNTLTADQQYFYRLYYRIPGDTNFNVDLNRTFHTQRAPGNTFSFIIEADPHYLDNEPPVWQLALTNMLVDKPDFLIDLGDTFMGEKYFPTNSYTLSQPGIFEACKNVRQQFFSVSGHSLPLFLVNGNHDPELGWLLSSSAPTNNSAVWGDQAREFYYPCPIPGAFFSGSTNADPYLGGGVRDGYYAFNWGDALFVVLDNYWYTSQGTTNKSSDLWGWTLGTNQYQWLKRTLETSQAKFKFVFAHHLVGGSLDTQGRGGLAYASYVEWGGYNTNGTWGFDTRRPGWGMPIQSLLLSNGVNAFFHGHDHLFVKEDLDVNGDGKTDLVYQECPQPSRTNYNSTSAAPGYGYTNGVIQGNSGYLRVQVTPTNATVDYVRVFLPGDEGTGKTNRMVSYSYAFTALSISGTTNIPVAPTSTNSVWVTTRISGTTNVGQVTLIYDAGNGPTNVMMFDDGSHQDGTIGDGMYGAQIPAFPAGVTVRYYVRAAYELSRVTVDPLGAPSNTYAYTVLSPITVTPFGGSIVLGRPTDHSITVSVLSTNDQQMYLEYGASSGAYTNQTVVTNITAGQPLEVILSQLQSDTRYYYRLRYKATGNAMYLMDTEHTFHTQRAPGSTFTFSIQGDSHPERVNAMFNSNFYALTLLTAAADQPDFYLTIGDDFSVDNIPTNLINGSLVTECYTLQRPYLGLVGNSAPLFLVNGNHEQAAAYLLDGTSNNIAVWAQNARNLYYPEPAPDGFYTGNTNSVPFIGLLKNYFAWTWGDALFVTIDPYWADPICVDNNYWTGVKRTNLWDVTHGDSQYEWLKTTLEQSKAKYKFVFAHHVLGTGRGGTDEAVLYEWGGQNLNQTWGFTTNRPGWPVPIHQLMVANNVTAFVQGHDHIWVQQQLDGVTYQTLPNPADPNYSLFNSDAFTNNLVYKTNNTGYTRFTVAPSGVKVDYVRTILPTNQLPNGLTNGAPSGVTNGTIDYSYTIYPLLVSGTTNIPSAPVATNTVWVTSAVIGGTNISQVTLTYIIGTNTNTVTMLDDGLHQDSAAGDGIYGGQIPAFPVGTTVRYFVRARDAATRQITDPSGAPINTNLFTYTVSSASTVSWSMLKLPDTGQTNSFTATFGEDSDYTINPPSFTDNGDGTVKDNVTGLTWQKADGGEMTWSNAFVYAQTNRVGSQSDWRLPTSHEAFSILNQGKVNPSLDTNYFTPSTAQYWWTRDPLVGDPTHVWAINAGGGIGAHWQTETLSAGGTNRYHVRCVRGATAPTSQPIHHFTNNANGTVTDLDTGLTWQQAEVTPSMNWESALQYAEGLSLGSYSDWRLPSIKELQSINDETLSNPSLSTNYFPGAQAARYWSSTTVINLTNRAWWVDFQQGLVSYDDKTTNLYVRCVRGGTTNATSTTNSFTPLFARIPAGQYVMGDHFGFIDPAHPSDEVPLHNVYVDAFYMGVTHVTCLEYVQFLNSALAQGLIEVRSNYVYGVGGTNIYCDTYGSETNSRVQWSGSAFTIRDNRDLHPITGMRWFGAIAYCNWASARDGYAACYDLATGACDLAKNGYRLPTEAEWEYAARGGLYSPYGMFPWGSETNADGTIANWAGSGDPFESGPTPCTTPVGFYNGSLQYKTNYNWPGTNNTYQTRNNTNGFGLADMSGNVWQLINDWYTSDYYTNCIINNIVTNPPGPVTGSTMPDGQPYRGIRGGNWYNGQDQYGHGRVSNRNPSYYRGPGDPNGPWYHVGFRVMRRGYLSVIASGATLTSLTNGLHFTEGPAADAAGNIFFSDVTSNLIYRWSLAGQLSMFRTNSGGANGLKFDRSGNLLVCEGGNGRLTSITMQSNVTVLASTYGGQRFNEPNDLWVDPAGGVYFSDPVYFGHPVLQGGEYVYYLSPDRSIVTRVITDMVRPNGLVGTPDGKTLYVADWGATNVFRYTINTNGTLTNKTLFARVKCDGMTLDSEGNLYLTETAVLVYDSTGQQNEQISVPERPTNLAFGGSDRKTLFITTDAGSLYSLSMRVQGVLSGTVTTNLPPVITSVTNTPIVPTASDPVWITANVTDDVSVATVTLTYTTGTGGGASQTNAVFTETMGTNTVKPWTGAGASYAWTVTGNYFEQRSGANYGTGNTNGMEFKQGTTNLTDSMIATTNSIDARGTSGFVEFWMQTLTISNQYTNAGWTFQLDAGTGYVTRLSELTSANHGWQLYHYDLQVAELVNSLKMRFQFRSGETNSRMDLDQISVKVVTSGSSYTNVTMLDDGLHQDGVSGDHVYGGQVPALAAGTTIRYYVTATDSGSLMVTNPSGAPGVSLSYTVQSGPSNPPPVIANTAISPATPYATNFVWVTAQVTDNVSVAQVVLTYNTGSGLTNVTMLDDGAHQDGVAGDGIYGGQIPVFPAGTAVTYYLSATDNLGATATDPSGAPGTTRSYIVLSGSTTQTMGLFLNTTNAWPGYTLMAPMHHTNTYLINNAGEVVHTWKSAYEPGRAAYLMTNGHMFRAGMVMSGGPSTGGGEGGRVEEFDWDGNLVWAIDYYSSTYIHHHDFKVLPNGNVLLLVAEKKTLAEVIAAGFNTNLLDASIFTQGYMLPDCLVEVTPTRPYGGTVVWEWHLWDHMIQDYDTNKNNYGVVFDHPELIDVNGPGIKIPQFWNHVNGIDYNVQLDQVMLSIRGNSEVFIVDHQLTTAQAASHAGGRYSKGGDILYRWGDPEQYNRGTSANRILYQQHHTHWIDTNCPGAGNILIFNNGIGRGYSTVNEIVPPVDAAGNYTLLAGQPFGPSTNYWVYMATPPTNFYSTEISGAQRLPNGNTLICEGIKGNLFEVTPAGQMVWRYLCPVSSVPMAQGDTIPVDPARPDQLMTAVFRVDRYGTNYAGLVGRDLTPQGAIERLVLPSLTIQPQSQTVGLGSNTTLTVTASGSALLSYQWYKTGIAITNATNAVLGLGPLTLNDAGSYYCLVTNQYGSATSSNAVLTVTNTTPSRIIALGGNLAFGNVLVGSNAQRTLWITNSGSAVLNVSNVSCPSGFSGAWSGTLAASAWTNVTITFNPTGASNYSGNLVVTSDATNNNNALAISGTGAMALTITLQPFSQTNLVGTMASFSVTATGTLPLNYQWYKSVISNQWTVISDATNATLNLGPLVLGDAGSYSCLASNLYGSTNSSNVVLTVFQPLSVAVQGSGSVTYSPTNYNYGSTVILTATPANWYQFVRWTDGSSANPRAIVIRATNNYTALFTNSVPLEQRVINNVTNWVPVGMPLAVIAGQVVLGPTNLSIPATGAVQVAWSSSWSNASIYYTLDGSDPEAYGADYYGPFTISNATTLRAIAYNWSTYVLSMAAEPIQIVFTPVCYAKVETTGGGTLQLEAGTNLYTGLTLNQFFATGSLVTVTATPASGWTFLYWTGNLSGTNPVRQLTLTSNFSATAVFGTRLTTLVVSTNGTIQVDPVQPIYPFGTVTHLMGVPNAGQFFNYWSNSPWGAISNNSVRYVVTNAMPSFTAVFGTAPPRFYTLTTLVSGDGEVSQTPSALLYANGQSVSLVATPNTNQAFVAWSGNTNGAIILGNTLTVTMNPSRVITANFCSPLFPQITRQPQSSTNLVGTTVSLSLGVSGMNPLAYQWLFNGTNLTGATNATLTITNLGLNHTGSYQARATNAYGEVISLPTSLVVNNLAVVSVTNVLPSQGQFGFQFAPETHRAYWLEYKTNLGQPNWIVLPGITNATGTQVLLDRAATNKARFYRLGSALVP